The window GTCTCGGTCATCAACGCGGCCCCGTCGGCGATCTTGCGCACGCGGTCGAACAGCGTCCGGGCCTGCCCGACCTCCGGCGCCCGGATCAGGTACAAAACCTCCGCCCGCGGCTGCACCACGTTCGGCGACACGCCGCCCGCGTCGGTGATCGAATAGTGGACGCGCGCGCTCGCCGGCATGTGTTCCCGCAGGAAGTTCACGCCGATGTTCATCAGCTCCACCGCGTCGAGCGCGCTGCGCCCGAGGTGCGGCGCGCCGGCGGCATGGGAAGCGCGCCCGGCGAACCGCCAGTAGACTTGAAAGTTGGCCAGCGAGCTCCGCGACATGACCCCCACGAAGCAACCTGGATGCCAGGAGACCGCGGCATCCAGGTCGTCGAAGGCGCCGGCGCGCGCCATGAACGTCTTGCCGGAGCCGCCCTCTTCGGCCGGACAGCCGTAGAATCGGATCGTGCCTTTGATCCCGGCGGCCATCAGGCAGTTGCGCAACGCCACGGCGGCGAGTGCGGCCCCGGCGCCGAGCAGGTTATGGCCGCAGCCGTGGCCGACGGCCCCGGGGGTCGAGGTCTGCGGCTCGGCAACCCCGGCGTCCTGACTCAACCCGGCCAATCCGTCATACTCGCCGAGGAACCCGATCACCGGACCGCCTCCGCCGGATTCCGCGACAAAGGCAGTCTCCATTCCGGCCAGGTTCCGGGTAATGCGAAAGCCTTCTTCTTCCAGTGCCGCGACGTGCGCGGCGGCGGACTGGTGTTCATTGAAACGGATCTCGGCGAGTCGCCAAATCCGGTCCGCCAGCGCCACGAAGGCATCGCGCTTGCCGTCCACGTGCCTCGCGATCTCCTCGAGCCTGACCATAGCGGCCTCCCCCCTTCGCATCCACGGCGCACCCGTTAGCCAAATTGTAGCCAAACGGCTGCACAGACGTACCAAGACCTGAACGGATTCCAAGCAGAGGGGCGCGGATTACGGGGATACTGTACTTGTGTAGCATGGACTGAAGGCGCAACACGGGATGGCATCTCATGGAGACGCGGATGGAACCTCGGCAACCGCCGCGCGCCGCCGCGGCGCTGGCTCTGGCGCTCGCCGTGACGGTGTGCATCCTCCAGGCCGGCCCCGTGCCGGCCGGCGGGGCTGCCGTCCCCACGCCCGACCAGGTTCTGAATCGCGTACTCGCGGCGCAGGCGCACGCGCCGGCGACGGCGTCCGCCGACGCGGCCCTCAAGCTCCGGATCCACAAGCCCGTGACCGCCGCGCCGGACTGCGAGTTCCGCGGCACGCTGCAAATCGAGGGCGGCCGTCAGACCCTCACGGTCAATCAGGGGGGGTCCAGCGCCATGTGCTGGGTTGCCAATCGGATGGCCGTGGGACAGCTGTTCGAGAGCAGCCAGCCGCTCGAGGCGGTCTTGGCCCAGTTCAATTTTCAGGTGACGGGCGAAAGAGAAGTGGACGGACGTCGATATTATCTGGTCCAGGGGACGGCCCGAAACCCTTCCGACAACGTCAAGTCACTGACGGCGTGGGTCGACTACGATCGCGGGCTCGTCACCTCGGGGACGGTGGAGTACGGATGGGGCCGCCTCGACGCGGAACAGCGGTTCACGAGAATGAACGAAACCTGGATCCTCACCCACCAGTACCTGTACACACCGAAGTTCGACGCGTCGCTGGAGATCGACTACACGAACTTCCGGCTCGGCCCCGGGCGGTAAGTCAGCCCGTCGCGCTCACATTCCCATAATGCCGACGACTCAAATCTCGTACTGACAAGTCTGGTCGGCCTGTCCCAAGCCTAACATCTCCACAAGCTTGCCAAATCCGTCGGCGAACGCCATGGACGCGCCGAGTTCGATCAATTCCTCGTCGCTGAAATGCTCTTTCCAGCGCTCCATGTGCTGATCCCCGATGGCCCGGTAGTCCTCGGTGAACATCGTGGCCATCTCCAGGGCCGCGCGTTCGCGTCCGGTGAAGATCGGATCACGCGGGTCCCAGGTCGCGTCGATCTTGGCCTGATCAATGCCCATTTGCTCCGCCACGGCGGAGCGGACGCCGCTTCAATACCCGCAGTTCCGAAGGCGCGCCATCCGAACGCGCATCAGCTCCTTCAGCGGATGGTCGACGATCCCGCCGTAGAACGTCTCCTGCCAGCCAGCGTAAAACGCATTGAGCGCGCCGGGGTGCCGGGCAAGGATCCGCAGGAGCGCCGGATTCGGTGCACCGCGCCTGGCCGCGTCGTCGAACGCCTGCTGGACATCCGAGGTGACGACGCGGGCGTCCACCGGAAGAATGCGGACCGCCATGTGATCAGCCTCCCCTGCCGCAGTTTGCTGCCAGGCTACATCGCGGGCACACGCAGAAGATACAGGGCCCACGCGATCAGCGCGATGCCCGTGACGCGGCCGGGCCAGGGACCCCGTAGCGCCGTCTTTTCCAGGAGGACGAAGATGGCAAGCACGGCGACCCACAGCAAGTTCATCACCCCAACCACGAACAGCACACCCATGAGCGCCCAGCAACACCCGACGCAGTAGGCGCCGTAGCGGACGCCCATCAGCGCGGCGCCCCAAGCACCGCTTCGCCACCGTGTAAACAGGAAGCCGAGCGGCGATTGGCATCGGGCGAGGCATGCGTGCTTGACCGGCGTGAGCTGGTAGAGGCCGGCCACGACGAGAAACGCGGCGGCGAGAGGGAGTCGCGCCACCGTCAATTGCGGGGTCAGGACGAGACCCGCCTGCAGCGCCCACTGGAGTCCGGCCGCGAGCCAAGCCCAGGCGCCCCACATCAAGAGAAATCCGGCCGCAAAGAGCCCCGCCGAAATTCCGATGGCTCCCGCCCGTTGCTGCGCGCGCTGCGCGCCGGAAAAGAAGAGCAGCATCGGCGTCGCCGAGGGCAGCATCATGGCGACCATCATGACGCTCCACATGGCGCCGGCGGCCAGGAGATCCGGGATGCTCCAGGCGATCGCACTCGGCATAACCATAACCATACTCACGCCCATGCCGGGATCGTGCGTCATCTCGCCGATCCGGCGCCAGAGGTCAAGCCACGCGAGCGCCGTCAGCCCTGCGATGCCCGCGACAACAACGGACCGGTCACGCGAGAAAATGGCCGCCTGCATCAGCCTGGGCTCCGCTACCTACAGGGCTTCCGTCACGCGGCCCACGAAAACGGCGCGGAGTGGCCGTTCTTGCCGTCGTTTGAGAATTCGAGGCCGAAGGCTTTGACCCGCGACGTCGTGGCCCTGGCGATCGTCAACGTCGAGTTGGCGGGATGGAATAGTCCGGTGAGCTTCGAGACCTCGCCCGTGTTGCTGTGCGGCGGGACGAAATCCTCGATCTCGATGTCGACGGCGCTGCCGATCGTGACGCGATGCCGGCGGCCGTCGTCCTGATAACGGATCGGCACCGTTTCCACGCCCAGCATCTCCCCGATCAGCGGGACGAGGCCGGCCATCGGGCCGCCCAATTGTCCGGAGAACACGGCGCCGAGTTTCTCGGCCTGCTGCGGCGACGCCGCGGCATCCATGAACACACCGACGCGCCACTTGCCGCTCAGCATCTCTCGGGGCGTGTCGGCGAGCACCGCCACACTCAGATTGCCGACGTCGACCCCGTCAACTTTGCCGGAGTCGACGTGGAACGCGAGCACGACCCGGCACCGTTCATTGTCGGCGGGCATGGTGAGCCCGGAGGTAGTACACGGGCAGACCATATTGCAGTTGCAGTTCTCAAAATAGGTGCCCTTGAGGGACCACGCCACGTTCGCCACCTGCCTTCCGGGCTTCGGCTCCAAAGTTCATCGGCTCGGACCCGCGGATTTGCCCAATTACGGGGCGACGCTTTCGATTCCCTTTCGGCGGCCGTCTTGCTACGACGCCTGAATAAGCCCGTTGAACCGGCCAGCCATTCGTGTTCGCTCATCGGTCACATTCTCTGGTCGAGATCCGTCATCATAGGGACGAGCGAAACCCAATCGATGTGATAAGGGGGAGTATTTCATGGATCAGGGCATCAGATTGCTCGTCTTTCCCGTCAAAGACGTGGCCCGGGCAAAGACACTCTACAGCCGGCTCTTGGGTGCAGAGCCTTACGTGGACGGGGCATATTACGTTGGCTTCAGAGTGGGAGAACAAGAGATAGGTCTAGATCCCAACGGCCACAGCAAAGGCATGACGGGGCCCGTCGGCTACTGGCAAGTCACCGACATCAGGAAGAGTGTGCAACTACTCCTGGACGCCGGCGCGCAATTACAGCAACCGGTCAAAGATGTCGGCGGGGGTAAGTTGACGGCATGGGTAAAAGACGCAGACGGTAACATCATCGGGCTCATGCAGTGACAGCGTCGTGAGGGGACACGCGCTAGGGCTTATTTATCTTGGGATTCCGGTGGCGGAGGGAGTAGGAGCTTCTACAGGCTGCTGAAGAACCCGAAGAAGGATTTCAAGCTGCTCACCAAGGAGGACATGCGCGGGGAGGTCCGGGGAGCACGGCCCGACCTGGAGGGAGTGGAGAGAGTACTGGCCAACCGTGGCCTCAACTCCAGTGTCCTTCCTCATATCGGTTTCGTTAGAAAGTGGCGTGGATTGGACACACCTGAGGTCGTTGAAGCATGAAGAAGAGTGAGAAGAACCCATCTGCACAAGTGGACAAACTTTCGCTGACCTTACCGACTGGCGCGACAAACGTTTCGAAGAGATCCGTGCCATCATCCACCAGGCGGATCCTGAGATCACAGAGGAATGGAAGTGGATGGGTACTCCCGTGTGGGAGCACTATGGAATGGTCGCGATTGCAACCCCGCACAAGGGAAAGGTGAAGCTGACTTTTGTTCATGGCGCTAGCCTGCCTGATCCAGACAAGCTCTTCAACGCCGGCCTCGAAGGCAATCAGTGGAGGGCGATTGACTTCTTCGACATGATAAAATGAATGAGCGAGCACTAAAGGCACTCGTCCGGAAGGCAGTTGAGTACAACCAGGCCAATCGAAAGGGGAAGACCACGAAGCCCCGTAACACGCATCGTAAGGGAGGGGCGCAAGTTCGGGTTCGGTTTGGCGATATCAACCCAGCTCGTGCAGGACCTCCCTGATGCGGTCCTCGGAAACACATCCCTCAAGTTTTTGCACTCATACAACGAACCCCACGCATCCCACGCGCCGCACAGCCGGCGCTCGTGAACGGAGCCGCGGGACTCGTGTGGGCTCCCGGCGCACGGCCGAGTGTCGTCTTCAGCTTTGCGATTGCCCGCGGGAGGATCGTCACCATCGACCTCGTCGCCGACCCCGAGCGTCTTCGCGGCTTCGACCTGATGATGCTCAACGACTGACACGCCCGGCCCTCAAAGAAGAAGCGGGTCAGGAGGTCCTGACCCGCTCGCCGCGCCGGTCCTACCCTGGGGGAGGAGTAATTACCGCGGGTTCAGACCGGCGGCCCAGGCGCCGATGTGTCGGATGGCGTACGCGATCGGGTTTCCCAACACCGCGGACACCATGACCAGAACGAACATGAATCCAAGGCCCAGCAGTACGTAATCCGAGGCCACCTGTTCCTGTTCGCCCTGGCCGTCCTGACTGTCCATGCTTAGGTCAATGCCCACGTGGATCGGATTCTAGACAAGATTCATGGAACATTAATCGCACGCGCTTCCGCGTCGTCGTCCGGCACGCGCTGCGGAACGCGCTCACGCCGATCGCGACCGTCTCCGGCATCCTGGTCGCGGACGTCGTCACCGGGTCGTTCATTCGTCGAGACCATCACGCGGGTTCCGGGCATCGGCCGCTACTTCGTCACCGCGACGACGGGGCGCGACTACCCCGTCCTGCTGGCGCTCGCCCTGCTCTTCGCGGTCATCATCATCACCATGAACATCCTCGTCGATCTGTCCTACGCGCTGCTCGACCCCCAGGTGCGGTACGGCTAGCTCCCTGCTCCGGTCCGGCGGTCCCGCGGCGGGCGCCAATCCCCGGCGGGGGCACCGCCGCGCGCTGGCGCGATTCGCGCGGCACCGCCTGGCCGTGGTCGGGGCGGCGTTTCTTGCCGTCGTGCTGCTGGTCGCCGCCGGGCCCCCACGCTCGCTCCCTACCGCTCCGACACCCAGGATCTTCTGGCGACGTATGCGTCGCCGGACCGGCATCATGTCGCGGGAACCGACGCCCTGGGCCGCGATCTGCTGAGCCGGCTCATGTACGGCGCGCGGGTCTCCATGAGCGGCTGATGCGCGTCGTCGACATCGTGTACGCGATCCCGTACCTGCTGCTGGTCGTGCTCCTGCAGACGTTCTTCACCGCGTTTCTGCCGGCGGTGCGCTCGGGCCCGCTGGCCTGGCTGCGGTCCCTGAACCAGAGTACGGGCGGCGTCGCGGCGATCATTCTGGCGCTTTCGCTGGTCGGCTGGCTGGACGTCGCCCGCGTGGCCCGCGGGCAGACGCTCGCCCTGCGGCACCGGGAGTTCGTCCAGGCCGCGAAGAGTCTCGGCGCCTCGGAGGGGCATGTCGTCGTCGCGCATCTCTTGCCCAACATCGTCGCGCCGATCATCATCATGGCGACGTTGCTGGTGCCCACGTTCATCATCGCCGAAGCGGGGCTGAACTTCCTCGGCCTCGGGGTGCAGCCGCCGACGCCGAGTTGGGGACTCATGATCGCCGAAGGCGTCGACGCGCTCGACCCGTCGACGCAGCACTGACCCCGGTCAATCGCGTCTCGCACCCGCCGCGCCCGCGTCTGTCACGAGGCGCACCATGAGCTCCACCGCCTGATCGTCGCTGAGCCCGTGGTCGCGGACCAGCGAACGCCACGTCGTGAAATGGAGCGCGTGGCCGAGGGCCGCCTGAAACACCGGCTCGCATTCATGATCAATAGTCCAACCTCCGGTCAGCGCCGATCGCACGCGGGAGAGCATCTTGCCATACCCGACCCCGACAAGGCCGGGCGCGAGTCGCGCATCCCTGGTGACGTTTTCCAGCATCCGTTCGGTTCGGCCGTAGAAGGCGTAGAGGTCCGTGAGCGCCTCCCTCAGGCGCGCCCTGGGATCCGCAATCCCGCTCCAGCGCCGGGGATCCGGTGCGGGGTTGTGCGTGAAGAACAGCGCGGTGCAGGCCTCGAACAGGGCGTGCTGATCCGGGAAATGGGCGCGTACCGTGAGCCGCTCGACGCCGGCGCGGCGCGCGATCGCGCTGATGCTCGCGGCAAGCGGTCCGAGGCTCTCATGCAGGGCCACGGTCGCCTCGACGATGCGCCGGCTGGTTTCTTGCTGCCCCTCAGCCCGCCGTTTCAGTACGTACTTCCTTTTTTTCCTAACTTTCGATGATCGGCTATGTATTCCCATATTGACGCCGTCCTCAAAATCTGCTAGATTTCAGTATACACCTGTGTAGTCTAAAAATCCAAGCCGTGAGCGGGGGGCGCGATGCCGGAGACCGAGCGGGGGCCGTTGATCGTCGGACCGGATGAGGGCAGAAAAGCGGATCTCGGCGGCCTCGGCGTCGACTTCAAGATCTGGGGCGCGAGCACCTCCGGCGGACTCTCGATCGTGGAACACCCCATGGAACCGGGGCGCCTTGTTCCGCCGCACGTCCACCGCAACGAAGACGAATTGTCCTACGTAGTGACGGGTACTTTTGGGATCAGGATCGGCGACGCGATCGCTACCGCCGGTCCGGGGAGTTACGTCTTCAAACCTCGGAACGTTCCCCACACGTTTTGGAATCCCGGGCCCGGGCCGGCCCGCCTGATCGAGCTCATCTGGCCGGCCGGGTTCGAGCGATTCTTCGGGCAACTGGACGAGATTGCCCACGCGGCCACGGGACCCGAGGATTTCGCCGCACGCCGTGACGAGCTCGGCCGCCGGTACGGACTCGAGTTCCTGCCGGAGTGGATTCCCGAACTCAAAGCGAGATACAACCTCAAGGTCCTCGGCGAGCCGTGAAGGCCCGGCGCGGGCATCGAGCCGGACCGCGCCGCCACCGGACCGCGGGCAAGGAAGACCGAAATCGTAAAAGGGGGGAGACGCATGCGCGTGTTCGTCGCAATCGTGCTGATGGTCAGTGCCCTACTGCTGGTTCCCGTACCGCCCCGGGCACACGCCGCGAGGAGCTGGAACGTAGAGGTCGGGGCCGCGACCTCAAGCCTGGCCGATCAGGCCCTGCGCTTCCTCCCGAAGGAGATCACCATCGACGCCGGCGATACCGTTCACTGGAACCTGGCCGCCTCCGAGCACACCGTCTATTTCCCGGCCGGACAGACGCCGCCGGACCTGATGATTCCCGGAAAGACCAAGGGCCAGCTCCTGTGGAACTCCGCCGTGTTTTTCCGATCGCCGGAGAAGATCTATAACGGCGCAGGGCCCATCAGCGGCGGCGCCCTGCTCACCGACCCCAATGCTCCAAAGACGTTCACGCTGACCTTCACGAAGGCCGGCACCTACAAATATCTATGCATGTTCCATCCGGGAATGGGGGGCACCGTCATCGTCCAGCCGGCGGGGAGCCCGTACCCGGCGACGCAGGCGCAATACGACCGTGTGGCCGCCGCGGAGGCGCAGGCGGCTCTGGCCAAGGCCGCGGCGCTTCGCACGACGGCCGCCAAACCCGTGGTCGCGGTGGCCGGTGGACGGCGCGTCTACGCGCTGAGCCTTGTCGGTTCCACGAAAGACGGCGCGACGGTCTACCGGTTCCCCATGCAGACCCTGACGATCAATCGAGGGGATACCGTGACCTGGCTGATGCAGGATCCGACCGAGTTACACACCGTGTCCTTCGGGGTGGGGAAGCGGTACTTCGACATCGCGACGATGCGGCCGCAACCGCAGGGCCCGCCCACGCTGCTTGTGACCCCGGACGTCATGGCACCCTCCGGCGGGGGCGTTCACCGCGGCGCGGGGTTCTACAATTCCGGGTTCATGCTGACCGACGGTCCTGGGGTGAGGCGTTACTCGCTCACGTTCACGGAAAAGGGGACGTTCGAGTACACGTGCGCCGTACACGACCAGTTCGGCATGAAGGCCGCGATCGTGGTGCGGTAGCACCTTCAGGACACGCGCAGGCTCACAATCCCGACAACAACCAGCACCACCGCGACGGCGCCGACGGTGATCAGCGTGGCGGCCGGACCGGGGGCCGCGAGCGCGGGCACCGCGTGCGGGGGGATCAGTCGCGCGAACGGACCGACCACCGCGGCGTAGATGTGGGAGGCCATGTCGTCGAGCATGCGAAACGCCGGCACAGCCGCCTGCGCGACGCCGGAGAAAACCACCAGTGTGTACTCCATCGGACACCCTTCCTGCTCCGAACCGACTTGGACGACGCCGCCGGCGGCGCGCTCTTCGGGCCGCCGGCGCGCCGGACTCCGGGTAAAGGACTGTGGTTCGGCGTGACGCTCCCGTTTCCTTTCGCCCCGGAGGTCCTCCGAGAACAAGCCCGAAGCACCTGCGAGCAACCCACACGCAGTCCCAGGGAGGGACGGGCATGCCTACCTACATCACGCTCCTTCGATACACGCAAAAAGGCGCGCAGGAGATCAAGGGAGGTCCAGGCCGCCTCGAAGAGGCGAAGAAACGGGCCAAACAGCGGGGCGCCGAGATAAAGGCGTTCTACTTGACGATGGGCCAGTACGACGGCGTGCTGATCACCGAGGCCCCGAACGATGAGGCGATGGCCGCAGGAGCCCTCGGCGCCGGCGCGATGGGCTACATCCGGACCGAGACGCTGCGGGCGTTCACGGAGGAAGAGTTCAAGAAGCTCGTACAGGCGCTGCCCTGAGCTACGGGCCGGGGTGCGGCTGCACCACGTCGATGCGAAACACGACGGTGTGGGCCGCATTCCCGGCGTTCGACCGGACGCTGAACCATGCCCCCAGGGCATCGTACATGAGGGTGTTGCTCTCGCCCCCGGACGTGACCGCGAGGGTCCACGACGGCGCGCCCAGCGCGGCGCGGACCTCGACCTCGGTGCTGCCCACGTGAAGGCCGTCGCGCGTCCGATAGGCTATGTCGTTGAGGACCCAGATCTGCCGGACCAGGCCGGCGTCCGTCACCCGGATGCCGAGGCCTGACGGCGAGGAAGGCGCATACCAGGTGTAGTCGGCACCGACGCCTGGCAACGCCGCCGTGTTCTTCGCGGGCCCCATCGCCGCGACGACGTCGGCCAGTGCCATGCCCAAGCGCACGCCGCCGATGCTCCGGCCGGGAACGATCGTGGTCACGCCGGTCGCGGTACCTGCCGCAGCGGCCGGGGCTCCGGCCGGGGCCCCGACCGCCGGCGCTCCACTCCCGTGCGGAATGCCGACGACGACACCGCCCGCCCCCGGAGCCGCCGTCACGTGGAACTGCACGGGGTGCGCGCACTCCACGACCACCCGCACGACGTCCGGGGCAAACTGCCCGACCCGGACGCGCTCGACCACCCCCTGCGCGCTGTGTACGGTGCCCGCGGGCAGGCCCAGCCGGGCGGCGAGAACGTCGATCACGATCCAGTCCGGGCGCACGGT of the bacterium genome contains:
- a CDS encoding M20 family metallopeptidase; protein product: MVRLEEIARHVDGKRDAFVALADRIWRLAEIRFNEHQSAAAHVAALEEEGFRITRNLAGMETAFVAESGGGGPVIGFLGEYDGLAGLSQDAGVAEPQTSTPGAVGHGCGHNLLGAGAALAAVALRNCLMAAGIKGTIRFYGCPAEEGGSGKTFMARAGAFDDLDAAVSWHPGCFVGVMSRSSLANFQVYWRFAGRASHAAGAPHLGRSALDAVELMNIGVNFLREHMPASARVHYSITDAGGVSPNVVQPRAEVLYLIRAPEVGQARTLFDRVRKIADGAALMTETEVDLEIDKACSNIVPNMTLAAAMHDNLTRIGTVPFDSQDVAFAERIRATLTPDHVAHSIEMYGTPEAASAVLYGAPVPLDPTPRLLGGSTDVGDVSWIVPTVQMWGACFAVGTPGHSWQLVAQGMSPAAHKGMVHAAKVMAATALDAIRDPALLQRAKAELKERVGGGGYRCPIPDEVVPPPLRRLRGRADD
- a CDS encoding DUF2182 domain-containing protein — protein: MQAAIFSRDRSVVVAGIAGLTALAWLDLWRRIGEMTHDPGMGVSMVMVMPSAIAWSIPDLLAAGAMWSVMMVAMMLPSATPMLLFFSGAQRAQQRAGAIGISAGLFAAGFLLMWGAWAWLAAGLQWALQAGLVLTPQLTVARLPLAAAFLVVAGLYQLTPVKHACLARCQSPLGFLFTRWRSGAWGAALMGVRYGAYCVGCCWALMGVLFVVGVMNLLWVAVLAIFVLLEKTALRGPWPGRVTGIALIAWALYLLRVPAM
- a CDS encoding DUF1326 domain-containing protein, coding for MAWSLKGTYFENCNCNMVCPCTTSGLTMPADNERCRVVLAFHVDSGKVDGVDVGNLSVAVLADTPREMLSGKWRVGVFMDAAASPQQAEKLGAVFSGQLGGPMAGLVPLIGEMLGVETVPIRYQDDGRRHRVTIGSAVDIEIEDFVPPHSNTGEVSKLTGLFHPANSTLTIARATTSRVKAFGLEFSNDGKNGHSAPFSWAA
- a CDS encoding VOC family protein, encoding MDQGIRLLVFPVKDVARAKTLYSRLLGAEPYVDGAYYVGFRVGEQEIGLDPNGHSKGMTGPVGYWQVTDIRKSVQLLLDAGAQLQQPVKDVGGGKLTAWVKDADGNIIGLMQ
- a CDS encoding ABC transporter permease subunit; translation: MDRILDKIHGTLIARASASSSGTRCGTRSRRSRPSPASWSRTSSPGRSFVETITRVPGIGRYFVTATTGRDYPVLLALALLFAVIIITMNILVDLSYALLDPQVRYG
- a CDS encoding ABC transporter permease, which encodes MRVVDIVYAIPYLLLVVLLQTFFTAFLPAVRSGPLAWLRSLNQSTGGVAAIILALSLVGWLDVARVARGQTLALRHREFVQAAKSLGASEGHVVVAHLLPNIVAPIIIMATLLVPTFIIAEAGLNFLGLGVQPPTPSWGLMIAEGVDALDPSTQH
- a CDS encoding TetR/AcrR family transcriptional regulator, with the protein product MGIHSRSSKVRKKRKYVLKRRAEGQQETSRRIVEATVALHESLGPLAASISAIARRAGVERLTVRAHFPDQHALFEACTALFFTHNPAPDPRRWSGIADPRARLREALTDLYAFYGRTERMLENVTRDARLAPGLVGVGYGKMLSRVRSALTGGWTIDHECEPVFQAALGHALHFTTWRSLVRDHGLSDDQAVELMVRLVTDAGAAGARRD
- a CDS encoding cupin domain-containing protein, which encodes MPETERGPLIVGPDEGRKADLGGLGVDFKIWGASTSGGLSIVEHPMEPGRLVPPHVHRNEDELSYVVTGTFGIRIGDAIATAGPGSYVFKPRNVPHTFWNPGPGPARLIELIWPAGFERFFGQLDEIAHAATGPEDFAARRDELGRRYGLEFLPEWIPELKARYNLKVLGEP
- a CDS encoding plastocyanin/azurin family copper-binding protein, whose translation is MRVFVAIVLMVSALLLVPVPPRAHAARSWNVEVGAATSSLADQALRFLPKEITIDAGDTVHWNLAASEHTVYFPAGQTPPDLMIPGKTKGQLLWNSAVFFRSPEKIYNGAGPISGGALLTDPNAPKTFTLTFTKAGTYKYLCMFHPGMGGTVIVQPAGSPYPATQAQYDRVAAAEAQAALAKAAALRTTAAKPVVAVAGGRRVYALSLVGSTKDGATVYRFPMQTLTINRGDTVTWLMQDPTELHTVSFGVGKRYFDIATMRPQPQGPPTLLVTPDVMAPSGGGVHRGAGFYNSGFMLTDGPGVRRYSLTFTEKGTFEYTCAVHDQFGMKAAIVVR
- a CDS encoding GYD domain-containing protein, giving the protein MPTYITLLRYTQKGAQEIKGGPGRLEEAKKRAKQRGAEIKAFYLTMGQYDGVLITEAPNDEAMAAGALGAGAMGYIRTETLRAFTEEEFKKLVQALP
- a CDS encoding AMIN domain-containing protein, which produces MPGRSRGTRVHLVATAFGVAVLLAAVGSPTGALPDEPATVTGIVTQASRDELEVVIRTSAPVRYQLQTVRPDWIVIDVLAARLGLPAGTVHSAQGVVERVRVGQFAPDVVRVVVECAHPVQFHVTAAPGAGGVVVGIPHGSGAPAVGAPAGAPAAAAGTATGVTTIVPGRSIGGVRLGMALADVVAAMGPAKNTAALPGVGADYTWYAPSSPSGLGIRVTDAGLVRQIWVLNDIAYRTRDGLHVGSTEVEVRAALGAPSWTLAVTSGGESNTLMYDALGAWFSVRSNAGNAAHTVVFRIDVVQPHPGP